Proteins encoded within one genomic window of Methanothrix harundinacea 6Ac:
- a CDS encoding transcription factor, giving the protein MRKLVGEEGLQIVDCMPAEEVTDEYVAEITGISLNTVRRTLYLLYEHRLAKYRRERDPESGWLTYLWTLCSDNLDRALESEARKLLRKLEERLAYEKENIFYACVGGCARFVFDEASENNFICPFCGAGLEYMENDRIVTTLEKRMGELSAVL; this is encoded by the coding sequence TTGCGAAAGCTCGTGGGGGAGGAGGGGCTCCAGATCGTCGACTGCATGCCGGCGGAGGAGGTCACCGATGAATATGTGGCGGAGATCACGGGGATCAGCCTGAATACAGTCCGCAGGACCCTCTACCTCCTCTACGAGCACCGCCTGGCGAAGTACAGGCGGGAGAGGGATCCCGAAAGCGGCTGGCTCACCTACCTATGGACTTTATGCTCCGATAACCTCGATCGAGCCCTGGAGTCGGAGGCGAGAAAGCTTTTGAGGAAGCTCGAGGAGCGGCTCGCCTATGAGAAGGAGAACATATTTTACGCATGCGTTGGCGGGTGCGCCCGTTTCGTCTTCGACGAGGCGAGCGAGAACAACTTCATCTGCCCCTTCTGCGGCGCGGGGCTCGAGTACATGGAGAACGATCGGATCGTGACGACCCTGGAGAAGAGGATGGGGGAGCTCTCCGCCGTCCTGTGA
- the fdhF gene encoding formate dehydrogenase subunit alpha: protein MKFVATTCPYCGVGCGLLLAVRDERVVGVEPWQAHPINEGKLCQKGRYAHQFIHSEDRLKTPLIKRGGSFVPASWDEALQLIARRLSSYRPEEVFFLASAKATNEENYLFQKFARVVMKTNNVDHCARLCHSSTVSALAKAFGSGAMTNSILDLEEARCIFVIGSNTFEQHPLIGRRLVLARRRGAKVISADPRLTPTAKEADLHLPIRPGTDVALINGLVRRIIEGGWEDRGFIEERTRGFETLRETVMKEESTLPGTSRITGVPEGDIEAAAEMIATLKPAALLYSMGVTQHTSGVENVLALANLMMLTGNIGRPGSGVNPLRGQNNVQGACDMGALPNVFSGYQSVEEDGCRRRMKRVWGVEELGEARAGITSTEMMEILADRPGRMKALYLMGENPMISEADQNRVRRALDNVEFMVSQEIFMTETTELADVVLPAASFAEKDGTFTNTDRRVQRLRKAIDPPGEAMPDWEILSRLARAMGYGKMFDYRRAEDIFEEVARATPSYAGISYRRLEEPHALQWPCPGPHHPGTPILHVERFATPDGLGHFTPVEWRPPAEVPSEDYPLILTTGRSLWHWHAGSMTRRSKSLGGEVETGWVEMNEEDAEEMGIGDGEVVRVSSRRGRIELPARVTSEIKRGVIFVPFHFAECPANRLTNAALDPVSKIPEFKACAARVDKLRGWQHPRGG, encoded by the coding sequence ATGAAGTTCGTCGCCACCACCTGCCCTTACTGCGGCGTCGGCTGCGGCCTTCTCCTCGCCGTCCGGGATGAGAGGGTGGTGGGGGTGGAGCCGTGGCAGGCCCACCCGATAAACGAGGGGAAGCTCTGCCAGAAGGGGAGGTACGCACACCAGTTCATCCACAGCGAGGATCGGCTGAAGACCCCCCTCATAAAGAGGGGGGGCTCCTTCGTCCCCGCCAGCTGGGACGAGGCCCTCCAGCTGATCGCCAGGAGGCTCTCATCCTACCGGCCGGAGGAGGTATTCTTCCTCGCCTCGGCGAAGGCGACCAACGAGGAGAACTACCTCTTCCAGAAGTTCGCCCGGGTGGTGATGAAGACGAACAACGTAGACCACTGCGCCCGCCTCTGCCACTCCTCCACCGTCTCCGCCCTGGCGAAGGCCTTCGGCTCCGGAGCCATGACCAACTCGATCCTCGACCTGGAGGAGGCGAGGTGCATCTTCGTCATCGGGAGCAACACCTTTGAGCAGCACCCCCTGATCGGAAGAAGGCTAGTCCTGGCGAGGAGGAGGGGGGCGAAGGTCATCTCTGCCGACCCGAGGCTGACCCCCACGGCGAAGGAGGCGGACCTCCACCTCCCGATCCGTCCGGGGACGGACGTGGCGCTGATAAACGGCCTCGTCCGCCGGATAATAGAGGGGGGCTGGGAGGACCGGGGCTTCATCGAGGAGAGGACCCGGGGCTTCGAAACCCTGAGGGAGACGGTGATGAAGGAGGAGTCCACCCTCCCGGGGACCTCGAGGATCACCGGGGTCCCCGAAGGCGATATCGAGGCGGCGGCAGAGATGATAGCGACGCTGAAGCCCGCCGCCCTCCTCTATTCGATGGGGGTGACCCAGCACACCTCCGGCGTCGAGAACGTCCTCGCCCTGGCGAACCTGATGATGCTCACCGGAAACATCGGGCGGCCCGGGAGCGGGGTCAACCCCCTCCGGGGGCAGAACAACGTCCAGGGGGCCTGCGACATGGGAGCGCTCCCGAACGTCTTCAGCGGGTATCAGAGCGTCGAAGAGGACGGATGCAGGCGGAGGATGAAGAGGGTATGGGGGGTCGAGGAGCTGGGGGAGGCGAGGGCCGGGATCACATCGACGGAGATGATGGAGATCCTGGCGGATCGGCCCGGGAGGATGAAGGCCCTCTACCTGATGGGGGAGAACCCGATGATCTCGGAGGCGGACCAGAACCGGGTCCGAAGGGCCCTCGATAACGTGGAGTTCATGGTATCCCAGGAGATCTTCATGACGGAAACAACAGAGCTGGCGGACGTCGTCCTCCCCGCCGCCTCCTTCGCCGAGAAAGATGGGACCTTCACCAACACCGACCGGCGGGTCCAGAGGTTGAGGAAGGCGATAGATCCGCCGGGGGAGGCGATGCCGGACTGGGAGATCCTCTCCCGCCTGGCGAGGGCGATGGGGTACGGGAAGATGTTTGATTACCGGAGGGCGGAGGATATCTTCGAGGAGGTCGCGAGGGCGACCCCCTCCTACGCCGGGATCAGCTACCGCCGCCTGGAGGAACCCCACGCCCTCCAGTGGCCCTGCCCCGGCCCCCACCATCCCGGGACTCCGATCCTCCACGTCGAGAGGTTCGCCACCCCCGACGGCCTCGGCCACTTCACCCCCGTCGAGTGGAGGCCTCCCGCGGAGGTGCCTTCAGAGGATTACCCTCTGATCCTGACGACGGGAAGGTCCCTCTGGCACTGGCACGCCGGGTCGATGACCCGCCGCTCGAAGAGCCTCGGCGGCGAGGTGGAGACAGGCTGGGTGGAGATGAACGAGGAGGACGCAGAGGAGATGGGGATCGGGGACGGCGAGGTCGTCCGGGTCTCGTCCCGGCGGGGGAGGATCGAGCTTCCGGCGAGGGTGACCTCCGAGATCAAGAGAGGGGTGATATTCGTCCCCTTCCACTTCGCGGAGTGCCCCGCAAACCGGTTGACGAACGCCGCCCTCGACCCCGTCTCGAAGATCCCCGAGTTCAAGGCCTGCGCCGCCAGGGTCGATAAGTTGAGGGGGTGGCAGCATCCCCGGGGAGGGTGA
- a CDS encoding restriction endonuclease, protein MRPSVEGSGFEEEFSDLIELNGYKVAKAARSEDGGSELFASRTDEVGHQVTYVIHLKPSGAAVDEAAVERAARARDRHPGSISVVVSPSSEFARSVVDLADRRGVRLWGEEEIRRLRRNVADKRGLRRSDAADGSDLRGRRRSRSRAKVALLLGVLAAALLYVNFFGTGADPLRTALIDLGDRVEEIWRVGAPPLREGLGHFRDRIQDLLRG, encoded by the coding sequence TTGAGACCATCGGTGGAGGGATCCGGGTTCGAGGAGGAGTTCTCCGATCTGATCGAGCTGAACGGCTACAAAGTCGCCAAGGCGGCGAGGTCCGAGGACGGCGGGTCGGAGCTCTTCGCTTCCAGGACCGACGAGGTGGGCCACCAGGTGACTTACGTCATCCACCTCAAGCCTTCCGGCGCGGCCGTCGACGAGGCGGCGGTCGAGAGGGCGGCCAGGGCCAGGGATAGGCACCCCGGAAGCATCTCCGTCGTGGTATCTCCCTCCTCGGAGTTCGCGAGGTCGGTGGTGGACCTCGCCGACCGGCGGGGGGTGAGGCTCTGGGGCGAGGAGGAGATCCGCCGGCTCCGCAGGAACGTCGCCGATAAGCGGGGGCTCCGACGGAGTGATGCCGCCGACGGCTCCGATCTGCGGGGCCGGAGGAGGAGTCGATCCCGGGCGAAGGTCGCGCTCCTCCTTGGGGTCCTCGCCGCCGCCCTCCTCTACGTGAACTTCTTCGGGACTGGAGCCGACCCCCTCCGGACTGCCCTCATCGATCTCGGAGATCGGGTGGAGGAGATCTGGAGGGTCGGGGCCCCTCCCCTCCGGGAAGGGCTCGGCCACTTCCGCGACCGTATCCAGGATCTCCTCCGGGGATGA
- a CDS encoding Coenzyme F420 hydrogenase/dehydrogenase, beta subunit C-terminal domain, which translates to MIYVWATDPGVRRRGESGGAVTALLKFALEEGIVDAVLGVKRGADLTDGRPHLTADPKEVEEMAGSIHGGTLLLSKLFGKYLDGARGFKVGAVVKGCDLMGIFEQAKRGEVDRNNLLLFGLNCGGSIAPSMMRRIISEAFGEEPSAVTKETIHKGRFHITVRGEHKDLPIREIEGAGLGRRENCRRCKLKVPRGADLACGNWGVREELVGEATFVEVTTDRGRDLLRRALEAGAIGIASPEGPCIKARKRREDLIIGLSEEERERDFAPLEGSRDRMRAVIEETARCIKCYACVEVCPALFNTTGPYRTSFPGLVPPGLEFHLTRYAHVADSCINCGQCQELCPMEIPNARIMHAIATDLQELCGYRAGEESSKPAVALMRRPVGA; encoded by the coding sequence ATGATCTACGTCTGGGCTACAGACCCCGGGGTCCGCAGGAGGGGCGAGTCCGGGGGGGCGGTCACCGCCCTCCTGAAGTTCGCCCTGGAGGAGGGGATCGTCGATGCGGTCCTGGGGGTGAAGAGGGGTGCGGACCTCACCGACGGGAGGCCGCACCTGACGGCCGACCCGAAGGAGGTGGAGGAGATGGCGGGATCGATCCACGGGGGGACCCTCCTCCTCTCGAAGCTCTTCGGAAAGTACCTCGACGGGGCTAGAGGGTTCAAGGTGGGGGCCGTCGTCAAGGGGTGCGACCTGATGGGGATCTTCGAGCAGGCGAAGAGGGGAGAGGTCGATAGGAATAACCTCCTCCTTTTCGGCCTCAACTGCGGCGGCTCCATCGCCCCCTCCATGATGAGGCGGATCATCTCCGAGGCCTTCGGAGAGGAGCCCTCCGCCGTCACCAAGGAGACGATCCACAAGGGACGGTTCCACATCACCGTCCGGGGGGAGCATAAGGACCTCCCCATCCGGGAGATCGAAGGGGCAGGCCTCGGGAGAAGGGAGAACTGCAGGCGGTGTAAGCTGAAGGTCCCCAGGGGCGCCGACCTCGCCTGCGGCAACTGGGGGGTCCGGGAGGAGCTGGTGGGTGAGGCGACCTTCGTCGAGGTCACGACCGACCGGGGAAGAGACCTCCTCCGCCGGGCCCTGGAGGCGGGGGCGATCGGCATCGCCTCCCCCGAGGGGCCCTGCATCAAGGCCCGGAAGAGGAGGGAGGACCTGATCATCGGCCTCTCCGAAGAGGAGAGGGAGAGGGACTTCGCCCCCCTGGAGGGGAGCCGGGACCGGATGAGGGCGGTGATCGAGGAGACGGCCCGCTGCATCAAGTGCTACGCCTGCGTCGAGGTCTGCCCCGCCCTCTTCAACACCACCGGACCCTATCGGACCTCATTTCCGGGGCTAGTGCCGCCGGGGCTAGAGTTCCACCTGACGAGGTACGCCCACGTCGCCGACAGCTGCATAAACTGCGGCCAATGCCAGGAGCTCTGCCCCATGGAGATCCCCAATGCCAGGATCATGCACGCCATCGCCACCGACCTCCAGGAGCTTTGCGGCTACCGGGCGGGAGAGGAGAGCTCCAAGCCCGCCGTCGCCCTGATGAGGAGGCCGGTGGGGGCGTAG
- a CDS encoding DUF2551 domain-containing protein encodes MSSMQSEIASRLVQFLDLDTDGRRRFVLGVILEAGEITVSSLYKAVKEQFETSRKVVASLLGYICSKLGILSAHKKSYRLPTVYVLKEEYADLVRSVLNATLPAPSDS; translated from the coding sequence ATGAGTTCGATGCAATCTGAGATCGCCAGCCGTCTTGTCCAGTTCCTGGACCTGGACACGGATGGGAGAAGGCGTTTCGTTCTGGGAGTGATCCTGGAAGCGGGCGAAATCACAGTAAGCTCTCTATACAAGGCGGTCAAAGAGCAGTTCGAGACCTCACGCAAGGTAGTGGCGTCGCTGTTGGGTTATATCTGCTCAAAGCTGGGAATCCTCAGCGCACATAAGAAATCCTACCGGCTGCCAACGGTTTACGTCCTGAAAGAGGAGTACGCTGACCTGGTCAGATCCGTCCTCAATGCCACCCTCCCGGCTCCCAGCGATTCATGA
- a CDS encoding AIR synthase-related protein, with protein MDLEGFAKRGLSRGHPDLEERLAEMIVEVKGERITRAHAERLAKAVLEEARATLSPRGDVFDLPVAGVTMGEFGVGSRGLGDFYAHEKIAEVIGETDAVVDSRQLDDSGAVEAGGRYIVLTVDGMHSRLSDYPFLAGFHVTRATLRDIYVMRARPVAMFSDIHLADDGDLSRLFDHLAGIAAVGELTGVPLITGSTLRIGGDMVIGDRLTGCVGAVGVSDRLSPRKDAAPGDVILMTEGAGGGTVCAAALYYGRHEVVDETMNIKFLEAASALLEQEVEIHAMTDVTNGGIRGDAKEISKTAGVKLIFQEERMARLVNRRVLEMLEDLEIDYLGVSIDALLIIAPPSSAGEIVRAVRGAGVEIDAIGRVEEGRGVELHVDGEVMDFEPRFRESAYTPIKRAVDEGPAREFLEMREKVDRAAERAIAKKRRFVERIGGGGRAA; from the coding sequence ATGGACCTGGAGGGTTTTGCCAAGAGGGGCCTATCGAGGGGCCACCCCGACCTCGAGGAGAGGCTGGCCGAGATGATCGTCGAGGTGAAGGGGGAGAGGATAACCAGGGCTCACGCGGAGAGGCTAGCCAAAGCCGTTCTGGAAGAGGCGAGGGCGACTTTGAGCCCCCGGGGCGACGTCTTCGACCTACCGGTGGCGGGGGTCACCATGGGGGAGTTCGGAGTCGGCTCCCGGGGGCTCGGCGACTTCTACGCCCACGAGAAGATCGCCGAGGTGATCGGGGAGACGGACGCCGTCGTCGACTCCCGGCAGCTGGACGACTCGGGGGCGGTCGAGGCCGGCGGCAGGTACATCGTCCTCACCGTCGACGGGATGCACTCCCGCCTCAGCGACTACCCCTTCCTCGCCGGCTTCCACGTCACCAGGGCCACCTTGCGGGACATATACGTCATGAGGGCCCGCCCCGTCGCCATGTTCTCAGACATTCATTTAGCCGACGACGGCGACCTCAGCCGCCTCTTCGACCACCTGGCGGGGATCGCCGCTGTCGGAGAGCTGACGGGGGTCCCCCTCATCACCGGCTCCACCTTGCGGATCGGGGGGGACATGGTGATCGGAGATCGGCTGACGGGGTGTGTCGGCGCGGTGGGGGTCTCCGACCGGCTCTCGCCGAGGAAGGACGCCGCCCCCGGGGACGTCATCCTCATGACGGAGGGGGCGGGCGGGGGGACGGTCTGCGCCGCAGCCCTCTACTACGGCCGCCATGAGGTCGTCGATGAGACGATGAACATAAAGTTCCTGGAGGCGGCTTCCGCCCTCCTGGAGCAGGAGGTGGAGATCCACGCCATGACCGACGTCACCAATGGTGGGATCAGGGGAGACGCGAAAGAGATATCGAAGACCGCTGGGGTGAAGCTGATCTTCCAGGAGGAGAGGATGGCCCGGCTCGTCAACCGGCGGGTCCTGGAGATGCTGGAGGATCTGGAGATCGACTACCTCGGGGTCTCGATAGACGCCCTCCTCATCATCGCCCCCCCCTCCTCCGCCGGAGAGATCGTCCGGGCTGTGAGGGGCGCAGGCGTCGAGATCGACGCCATCGGCCGGGTCGAGGAGGGCCGGGGGGTGGAACTCCACGTCGACGGCGAGGTGATGGACTTCGAGCCCCGGTTCCGGGAGTCGGCCTACACCCCCATAAAGAGGGCGGTGGACGAGGGGCCTGCCCGGGAGTTCCTCGAGATGAGGGAGAAGGTCGACCGGGCCGCCGAGAGGGCGATAGCGAAGAAGAGGCGGTTCGTCGAGAGGATCGGGGGCGGTGGTCGGGCGGCTTGA